The nucleotide sequence AGCGGAATCGCCGGGATGAGCACCGCAGCCATCAAGGACTGCCAGAAGAAGACATCGCCGCGGATCAGGTCGTTCGGGACGCCGGCGGAGACCGTCCGCTGCTCCGAGCTCGAGATAAACGTGAATGCGTAGATGAATTCGTTGACGCACAGCGAGAACGCGAAGATCACGACGGTCAGGATCCCCGGCAGCGAGATCGGGAGGACGATCACCGCAAAGGCCTTCAAACGTGACGCGCCGTCGATCAGTGCCGCGTCCTCGAGCTCCTGCGGGATCGTCTTGAAGAAGCCCATCAGCAGCCACGTGGCGAACGGCACGGTGAACGACGGGTAGATCAAGATGAGTGACCACAGCGAGTCCTTGAGATCGAGCTGGGTAATCAGCCGCGAGAGCGGGAGGAAGAGCAACGTGGGGGGAATGAGGTAGACGAGGAAGATCGCGACGCCCGCGCTCTGGCCCCAGCCGCCCGCGAGCCGCGCGAGCGCGTATCCCGCCGGCATGGCGAGCGCCAACGTGATGGCGACCACGGCGAGCCCGACGAGAGCGGTGTTGAGGAGCCAGCGGGGGTAGTTCGTCTCCTCGAACAGGAATGTGACGTGCTCGAACGTCGCGAAGTTCCAGAAGTCCCAGTGGAAGTTGCCCTCGACGTCGTTGTAGACATAGGGCGAGTTCTCGACGTTCGCGAGGTCGAGGTTCGTCTTGAACATCGTCACGAGGGCGAAGTAGAAGGGGAATGCGAGGAAGATCGCAAAGGGCACCACCACGGCATACGTCGTCAGC is from Candidatus Eisenbacteria bacterium and encodes:
- a CDS encoding carbohydrate ABC transporter permease, which codes for MTRRQKLTTYAVVVPFAIFLAFPFYFALVTMFKTNLDLANVENSPYVYNDVEGNFHWDFWNFATFEHVTFLFEETNYPRWLLNTALVGLAVVAITLALAMPAGYALARLAGGWGQSAGVAIFLVYLIPPTLLFLPLSRLITQLDLKDSLWSLILIYPSFTVPFATWLLMGFFKTIPQELEDAALIDGASRLKAFAVIVLPISLPGILTVVIFAFSLCVNEFIYAFTFISSSEQRTVSAGVPNDLIRGDVFFWQSLMAAVLIPAIPLALLYNAFLDRFIKGFTGGAFR